The DNA region TGATCGACTTACCCAGAAGTGAGGGAGAAGCAGAACCAGATGCGGAATTGCTGGAACAGGAATTGCAACTGCTATCTAACTTCTTGAACAGTCATCTGCGGGGTAAGGCGATCGCAGAATTGCCGACGATCGATTGGAGTGAACTCGATCGGGATTTTCAGCGCTACGGGGATTTCCTAAAAACTATTCTCACCGAATTGACGCGCCGTTCTCAGGCTCCCGCTCCCACCCAAATATTGATCAGTGGGCTGTCTGAAGTGATGCGCCAACCCGAGTTTTCTGAAGTGCAGCAGGTACAAACGATCGTGCATCTCCTGGAAGACGAACAGGATCAATTGCTGCCCTTGATCTTTGAACCCTCTCCCTTTGACCAACCTGGCAGGCGAGTGACGATTCGAATTGGGGCAGAAAATCCTTTAGAACCGATTCGTACCTGTACTCTGATTTCTTCGACTTACCGGAAAGGAGACATTCCCGTCGGCAGTGTGGGGATGTTAGGCCCCACCCGGATGATGTATGAAAATGCGATCGCCCTGGTAGAAGCCACAGCGGATTATTTGTCCGATACTTTGAGCCAATAGAAATTGTTTATACATCGTCTGGATCGATTCCCATCGCCCGCAAGCGATCGGCTAACCGCTCTGCCCGCTGGCGTTCTTGTTCAGCCTGCTGTTGGGCTTGTTCGGCTTGCTGTTGGGCTTGTTCGGCCCGTTGGCGTTCTTGGTCAGCCCGTTGCTGTTCTATCGCTCTGGCTTCTGCACCTGTGGGAATGACGATTCCAGCACGATCGCACCAGCGCAACCAAATTCCAGGCACCATTTCAAATTCGCCTTCCCAGAGAGTCAGTCCCAGGTTCACGGTGTCTAGATAAATTGGTTCACCCACACTCAGCCCCTCGGCAGGAGTGAGTTCAATGTAGCGGCCTGCACTTAACGCCCAGATTTTCAGGAGGGAGCCGTTCATCTCGTCGGGTTGTTGCAGTTGCCGCAGGGGATCGAAGACAACGTAATAATCCACCTTCATCCGGGCATAGGTCTCTTTTTTGCTGCCCAGTTCGTTGCCCTTGCGGTTGGAGACAACTTCGATCGCAACTTCGGGGACTTTGCCAAATTCCCATACCAGATAGGAACGATTGTGTCGCTCTACCCAGTTGTCTGGCATTTGCACTCCCAGGCTGAGAAAGACATCCGGAGCAATGCCGTCCTGGTTAATGCTGTAGAAAATACCAACATTGGCAGCGGCAATGAAAGGTGGAGGAATGACGGGCGAACTGTAGAGGGGTTCGACTAGCAGCCGTTGTTGTTTTTCAGATTGAAAGTTATCCACCGGAACTCCGTCTTCCAGTACCAGATGGCTGATGTCTGGCCTGACAATTTCTTCAGATAGCAACGGCTGAGACATAGACCTGTAAACAAATACATGGATCACTATCCTACTGCACCCATGCCAAGAGAAAACCTCGGAGGTTTCAGCGGCAACATTGATTACAATGCTTAATTCCTGGTTCAACCAATCACACCCCTGCGCCACCAGCTTGTCAAAATCCAGATTCCACTTCCACAGAATTACCGTGGTGTCCCGACTCGCACTCGCTAGTGTCTGGCCATCCGGGCCAAAACTCACACTGGCGACATTTGTTCCAGGAAGTCCAAGTCAAGCCTCCTCAAAGATTCACTGGTCTGGAGCAGGGCCGGAATAGTTTGACAATTGGGCTAATTTGGTGAGCGGAAAGCCTCTTTCATATTTCTGCCCATTAATTTCCCACGTAGGATAGCGACGAACACCGGCATCAGCACAAATGTCAGGCTTTTCCTCACAATTGATCATCGTTAACAGGGCAAAGGCCGCTTCCCCAAACTCTTGTTTCTGCCGTTTGCAGGTCGGGCACCAGTCGGTAGTGTAGATTTTGGCACCAATGCTGGTCAGATGCTGAGCTAATGCCATTCTTGGATCTGCTTGTTCTGCCGATGAATTGTCGATCGCATCCGACCGGCCAGACGCTACAGACGCATACGAAGTTGATGAATTCATCGGTGATGCGTCACCCACTGGATTCTGGGTCAAATTTTGAGACTCCGGAGAAGCGATCGCGGTTGGATTAGATCTCGGTTCTCTTTCGGAGACAGGTTGACCCGATGAACGAGCAGAATTATTTTGAGCAATCAATTGATCTTGGTGAGTAGATGGATTTGCCTGGATAGCAGTACAACCTGAAAGAGTCAGCGCAACGACAACCACTAACCAAATAGGCCAGTAAACCGAGAACATACAATACACTTGTACTAAATATCTATTCATCCTATATCAATCCGGCTTCGGTGTCACGATCGTGCGCTTGAAATTCTCACATCTTGCCTCACCCAACTGGAGGATAGGGGATCGCATGGGTGGAGGATGGCGATCGCAAATTTTCCCCTGCATGATGGAAACAAGCATGGCATCAAGATCACTCGTTAAGTGCAGATGATCGCAACATCTTTTTAACGAGTTGGTCTGGAAAGATTGCGGAAGCATTCACCTGGAAATAACTGGTTGTTGCCCTGATGTGTTGAGAAAACATCAGTTATG from Leptodesmis sichuanensis A121 includes:
- the hrcA gene encoding heat-inducible transcriptional repressor HrcA, with product MSFPVQLTNRQQQVLWATVRHYIATAEPVGSEALVKEYNLSVSSATIRNAMGVLEKVGLLYQPHTSAGRVPSDSGYRIYVDQLIPPSNQFMQQAEQLLSDRLSGEDWNLELMLRRAAQILATVTGYVALITMPQTYTTRLHHVQLVPVDLQRVMLICVTDSYETQSTLIDLPRSEGEAEPDAELLEQELQLLSNFLNSHLRGKAIAELPTIDWSELDRDFQRYGDFLKTILTELTRRSQAPAPTQILISGLSEVMRQPEFSEVQQVQTIVHLLEDEQDQLLPLIFEPSPFDQPGRRVTIRIGAENPLEPIRTCTLISSTYRKGDIPVGSVGMLGPTRMMYENAIALVEATADYLSDTLSQ
- a CDS encoding Uma2 family endonuclease, whose amino-acid sequence is MSQPLLSEEIVRPDISHLVLEDGVPVDNFQSEKQQRLLVEPLYSSPVIPPPFIAAANVGIFYSINQDGIAPDVFLSLGVQMPDNWVERHNRSYLVWEFGKVPEVAIEVVSNRKGNELGSKKETYARMKVDYYVVFDPLRQLQQPDEMNGSLLKIWALSAGRYIELTPAEGLSVGEPIYLDTVNLGLTLWEGEFEMVPGIWLRWCDRAGIVIPTGAEARAIEQQRADQERQRAEQAQQQAEQAQQQAEQERQRAERLADRLRAMGIDPDDV
- a CDS encoding glutaredoxin family protein — translated: MNSSTSYASVASGRSDAIDNSSAEQADPRMALAQHLTSIGAKIYTTDWCPTCKRQKQEFGEAAFALLTMINCEEKPDICADAGVRRYPTWEINGQKYERGFPLTKLAQLSNYSGPAPDQ